The Amblyomma americanum isolate KBUSLIRL-KWMA chromosome 2, ASM5285725v1, whole genome shotgun sequence genome contains the following window.
AGGCGGACTCGGACTAAACATCGTacgaagaaagggggggggggggggggggtgcaggaacGTTGCCAAAAAAGGGTCGGCTACAAAGGGATAGTTCTGTTGGCACTTAGGGCGTCCCTCTCCTCTGTCCCGCTTGGATTCTCAACACTGCGTGCtcttatttatgttatttatgtTAGACGTACGTCTTACTTGCATCCGGTTTACATCATTAGGTTGCTTATTGCCTTTAGAATTTTCCATCGCGTGCTCAAATGTATATCTTACTTGCCTTGCGTCGATTTGCCCCGATTTGGGTTGGATCAAAGATGGAAAAAGCGtacgcgcatgtgtgtgtgtgtgtgcgtgttcacGCTCGCATACCTGGAAATTGAAGGAACAGCTGTTATTTTCACACCGTCTGTTGTCAGGCAACTATAACATGCTTGTAATCATTTTCCGAGATTTTTTATTTTTCCCGCGGGATTTTATTCGACACTGAAACGCGATGTCAAGAGTGGCACGCTATGGaagaacattggcagctgctcCCCTGTCTTGCTTCAGCTTCCTGTGATAATGCACGCACTAAAAGCAGAGTGCATGCCTTTGTAGTTTTCGAACCAATATATTGGGTGGACTACTGTCCATTATTTGAACGTAACCAGAGTGTAGTGTCGTATTTATTGCTCAGGGAACACGCAAGAAACATGTGTACTTTCGTGTTGAGCCCGCCCTTTGGTTTCATGGGTTGGTAGCAAATCATTTTGAGATGGGGCAGTTGCCATGCATTCACACATTCGCAGCAAAATAATCGGCTTCCGATTTTTATTGGATACAACACCATCCATTGCTTGTGAAGCAGTTTTTTTCTGTAGATACTAAATGATTAGACGTATCGACAGGATTGCATTCTGTCGGATCTGGAGTGTGCCAATTTTTCAATGAATTTGTCCACACAAATGCAATACAGCTGCTGTGCATGCCGTATGCGGACAAACAGACAAACGAACATACGCCTAAGCTCTCGCATTTCAAGCTTTGCTAGCATGGTTAGACGACACCTTTTAGAACACAGCAAGGTGACATGCTAGAGCAAGCATCATAAATGAAAGCGGAACAAAACGGGCGCTGACACGACGGATGGGTTTGGCACCCGGATGGCATGAAACTGTTCTTGGTTGAGATACGGGCCCGATTCATTCTCGAAACGCACCACCTGATGACCTCTTCGGTCGCTACACGATAGAGATGAAACAGGTGTTAAGAAGCAACATGTGTCCAATCTGTGCCTTTTGTACCTGGCGCTATCAGTCAGCTCTGCCTGCAGGAGGGGCGCGCAGCTCTTGGCTAAGCTGGAAAGGGAAGGAGGCGGTCCTTTGTGCCAGTTCCGGGAGAGGGGACTTCTCAGCACTATAGTCGCCTACAACTAAAGAAGGAAGCAGCACATGCAACTCACagggagccctccagccaatcacgtcgatttctgtggctatgcatgcAGCCAAGTCTGCGAAAGAGAGGGAAGGAGACGGCACTTTGTTTTGTGTCCTCGAGAGTGGAGTGTTATTTGTTCGGGATAAGTCTGCGCGTAGCCTTAGCTATATAGCCAGTAGTAGTTTATGAATAgaataataacaaaaaaagaaaggaaaagatttttgctgccccagcatctgccatcttCTCTAGgagcacctaagctggggcagcagaaaggaaTGGGATAGCGAGCTGACAGGTAGGAGGGGAATAAAAATGTGAAGAAGACAGGGAGAAAGGAGAGGATAGTAGTAGGTGTGGTGCCCCCGTCTACTGTCTCAGCTGCACTGGCCACTGCAGGAGGGGAGGGGGCAGGGCCGCTCGCGTTTCGCAAGTGTCCGCGCGAGAGCGTCTTTTGCACAAAAGCGCTGAATGTTCTCGGTGGGGTCGTGTTCGGCATCAGTCAGTCGTGGCGGCTTCAGTCTCCACCGGTGCTGTCTCGGCACACCGGTggagactaaacagaaaactgtttGGTCGACGCGCTTGGCTGGGCGGCCTCCTTTGATGGGCatgtgctgcttcgttcttgagttgtacccgacttatAGGTCCGTTCAATTCATCTGTACCACATGAACTGGTTATCGCGGTGCTGCACCTCACATGGATTCATTTCAGTGGCGCAACATGACGCCCTCTGAACCACGGCATTCGTTTGAAAGAAGTGCGAGTCTAGGTCAGAAAAACTGTGCACCTTCTCAGTGGTTAGTGCCGAAatagtgcagctgcagccgccatggaggcAGATGATGGTTTGCGCAttgtgataaacggcggagactcAAGTAATTCCGCTTGTCGACAAGCTAGAATGCTGCTCGAGTTCTCCAAGGAAACAGCTACGCGTAATTGACGCCACTGTAAAAAGCAAAGACGTCAGGAGGCGCACATGCACGCATCGAGGCTGGTTCATGGCAACATTTTATTGTGATGTGCTATTTGAACATTTCTTCACGAGGTACGAGATGTTGGCAGCCGATGATGTGGCTGTAAACAGGTGGCTGCAATTCACTGGCatcgccaaggctagcagacgaccaggcctgcactcgaccatcaGTTTTGGAAGCAGACAGTGCCAAACTGCGCTCAAACTGCCGGAACTAGCGCTACACACTCGCGGCACCGCCGCAGAACTTTGCCgaactggtgcagcgagtgcaggcgaatcgagcgCTCTCCTACTTCCCCTCCACACCGCTAGCCAGAACAAGGACGAACCGATGGCACGAAGCAAAAGCctgtctccttccctttcctgtctCTTTAGCAATGCCAAAGCTGTCCTCGAAAAATAAGACGACGCCGAGAATGCGCGTAGGGTCAGATGAAAAAGCAATCCAGCAAAGCAATATGGCGGAAATCTGCTTCAAAGTTCAACACATGTTCAACACATAGTACAGAGTGCAAAATGGAGGGCAACGTGCAAACATAGTAGAGACATCAGATGtttttagcataccagagacgtaTACCGTTTACCGGACGcgggctgcgcacgcgcagtggctccgccTCACcgcaacaatgccactgcgcatgcgcaagaggggtccggtaaaccggtatacttcTCCAgcagtacgtctccggtatgctcgtGAACACCTCGCAATTTTAGCTAATTTAGCTGTTTGGCAGTGCCGCCCTCGTCATTTTTCTGAATTGTGACCATTTAGTACATGTGCACTaatgtagatggcgctacttACTACATTTATCGCATGTCGCTGCGTTATTGCTTTTATTGTTTGTATTTAGTGGACTTTGTAGTTGATAATTGTTACAAGTTGATTAAAATAATGAGAGCCCAACATTTTAAGAGTGTATTTACCAGAAAAAAGAAGCCGCGGAACGTTTCAAGAGCTTGTGCCCTTCATAAGCACAATGAAAAAGGTAGCTAAAATCAACTAGACAGTGCACATTCCCAAAAACCCGTAGAGTAAAGGCGATGCTTAGCCAGGTAGACCGAAGTATTAAGTTTCTTCACGCAAAGTCTCAGAATTGCCAAGTGCTGGTTACCTGAACAATATAGCATTTTGTTTTCACCTATTTCAAAAATACTCTTAACTTTGATCAAGAATAACTTATAAACTAAATGGGGCAGAGGAATGATATTTTCAGAAAGGAAGGACAATTACACGATCTCAAACTGCAAAAAGTCGCCGCAGGGCACTGCATATTCCAAAAGTTATTGCAGATTGCATTGTTCTGTTTTCTACGTTTTTCAAACATGTGTGGCTAATAAACTAACCTATACACATATTTACAAATGCTTAaacatgctcattagcatcagaTTTCAAAGTATCTCGAAAGATTTTTCTCTTGGGGCAGTAGGCTTTTCACAACTTTGCATTTCCTGAGACAAGTTGAGCTCAACTGCTATTTTTcatctttgcgttttcttttaGAGTTGAAACAAATTTGCAGCTATCGTTAAATCATATGCATGTCTTGAAAGCAGCGAAAATTAGCTTTTTGGAAATATCTGAACCATATTTATGAAACTAACGAGCTAGGTACAGTCGACGTACAAATATTACCAAAAATGTTTTCTGTTCACTGTCAGAGTGGGACCGCCACCTTAAGGATGAGGCCAAACATTAGCTTATCTGTTGCGGTTTCATACCCACTGCAGCAAGCACCGGAGCATCCTGCAACAAGAAGTGTGCTGCAAACATATTCGTTGTGGGAGCGAACACACCTTAGAAGCCTCTTTCCGGGCAGTTGCCTTTGATAACCGAGTCGCTCCTTTCCTGCACGTGGCTTATCTGGGCTGTTAGTTCCTTCCATGGCATGCAGTGATTCACATGAGGAAGTTCCTGTACGCTGCGTTTATCTTTTAAGCTGCTGTGTGCACTATTGTGTGCACAGTGACTCTCAGCCTTTTCTGTGAGTGTGCAACAACGAGCAATGATTTCTTTGCTTAGGGCAAATTTAGCATCCTTCATATCGAAAGTAAGgcgcattttttaattttttttgccaaCTAGCAAATGGAATAAATAACATTTCTCACAACAGTGAGCTTGATCGCATGTCCACCTCCATTTTCCTGCAGGCCGATTTTGTTGCTAGTTTTATTAGCTACTTTTTTTCTGAGTTTCCGGTGTCATGTCCATGTTTGAAACAAACTGATATGATTCCACAGTTGTTTGTTTGACAAATCATGTATTTCAGTTTTACAGTTTTGAACCATTGTGACACTTTGTACAAAATTTTGGTCATGCCTGTAAGAAACTAACCATTGGTACTTTGTTTTGGAAAACCAACAAATTGGCTTTCTTGAGACCTGGGTGCACTTCTCAGCCTGAAAAAAATGAtatttgttttgaaccggaataatAGGCAGCTCTCGAAAGGGTTAAGCTATTATGAAAATGAACTTCTGAGACCTAATGTAACTGCCGAATGCATTTAATCAGTGATAGTCATAGTTAATTTAATATATAGTTCTATTTTTACTGTGGTACAGTGATATATGCTGCGAAGAGTtggttttttgtcattttttttcttctgaagttATAGTTAAATGGTCTGTGTTGTGCCGTCGCCCAATATTGTTCCTGAAGGAAATATATTGCATCAAACGATTTTGCGCTTTACTGGCGTTTTACATGTAGCTAAAGATTACTGTGTTTGTATGGCGCCTGATTTGCAAACAGAATGGGTTTTGTTGGACGAAAAGGGGTGCTACATTTGAGTGCTTTTGCATTGAGTACAAGCATACTTTTGGGGGCATGTATTTTAAGCAAGATGCATGTATTAGTGTCCCGTTAAATGTCAAAAGTGCTTTAAGTAGGCAGCGGTATAGTTGCAAGCATGCTTATCTTCTAGCTTGTGCCTGCAGTTGGTTGGTTGCTGAGCTAGCCAGGGCCTGGGGGGCAGATAAGAATCCCTTGCTGACATTTGCAAAGTGAGATGCTGCCTTTAGTCGCCTGCTGGTGTGACACACAACGTTCCCGCATGAGAATTTTATGTGCGCATGCTGGTACTGCTTTGCTAtgttaataattgttttttttggcggggggggaggaaatggcgcagtatctgtctcatatattgctggacacctgaaccgcgccgtaagggaacggataaaggagggagtgaaagaagaaaggaagagagaggtgccgtagtggagggctccggaataatttcgaccacctggggatctttaagtgcactgacatcgcacagcacacgggcgccttaccgtttttcctccataaaaacgcagccgccgcggtcgggttcgagcccgggaacttcggatcagtagtcgagcacgctaaccactgagccaccgcggcggggcaactttGCTAtgttgaaatgaaaaatgaaaattgttttttggggaaaggaaatggggcagtatctgtctcgcatatcggagGGCATCCCAACCaggccttaagggaagggataaaggagggactaagagaagaaaggaagaaagagggtgtgttagtggaggtctctggaataatttcgaccagcactgacatcgcatagcacacgggcgcttttgcgtttcgcctccatcgactccatcgaaacgcagcctgcGCGGTCGGGTCTGTTGTTTTTGATGGCTCTACTCTTCAGATAAACCTTTGGAACTTTGCAAAGAAGACTTGCTCGTTGCTAAATAAAAATGCGGTCTTGCctgatcacccgccgcggtggctcagtggttagagtgctcggcgctgatccggagttcccgggttcgaacccgaccgcggcggcagcgtttcgatggaggcgaaacgcaaaggcgcccgtgtgctgtgcgatgtcagcgcactttaaagatccccaggtggtcgaaattattccggagccctccactacggcacctctttcttctcttattcctcctgtatcccttcccttacggcgcggttcaggtgtccgcctgtatgtgagacagatactgcgccatttccttttcccgaaAACCGATTTTCTTGCTGATCCATCATTTATTTCAATACGGGAGTAAAGTCTGGCAAACGAGTAGGACTGGGAAGGGTTCCCACGTGATGCATAGAAAAGTGGGCAACGCATGGCCGATCGTTGACCTATAGCCGTCTTGCGCGAGCTCCGGCGTATGCGGGCTTCGTCTGGCTGCCGCCGTTGTTTTTGACCGGATTTATGTCTCGTCAACAAACAAACCCCGCGTTGAGCCGCTCGCGCCTTTCGGGCCTTTCGATCGCGATGACCCCTTAGCGTGGCCCACTGAGTGACGTGCCGCAGCGCCATGTCACGAACGGTGACAAGAGCCAGTAGCGCGTGTTGTTTCTTTCGCGGCGCGCGCGGCAAGCAGTGCGGGCCAATAAAGTAACACATAAATGCGGGGAAAGGACGGCCGCCGCCGTGGCGTCTCGCGCGCAGAGTGCGCTGGTTCGCGCCGGCCGGACAGGAATCTATTTGCGGTGTGTCCGCTTCGTTCCCGGCTGCCGCCGGCGGGCCCCCGGAAAACTGAGCTAGCTACAGCCCGCGCCGCCGCCTCGCGCAGCAGACGGCGCAGCAGAGCGCGCGCGTCGCCTAGCTGCCCGCTCGTCAACGACACCGAGTCGGGTTCTTggatctctctcttttttttatttgtctttgCGTTTCTCTGCGGATGCAACCGTTCGTGGTGGCAGACATCGCCTCGTTAATTTTGTCAGCACAGTTGGCTCCGGGGCCCCCAGCCGCACCACGCGCTCACTAGCGCAACTCCGGCCTAATATCGGCGGCAGTGGTGAGAAAAGCTGTCTTCGCATGTAACAATGCTTCTTGCACtgctgtgcgtgcgtgcatgaTCGTCTGGGCGCGGATCCCCTGTGGATCGTGCGCGTTAAATTAGCTTGTGTCAAAGCGATTTTATTGCGGAGGGCTCCGTTTGTCGTCGGTGTTATCGCGCGCACGatcagctggcggtaacggcgcACGCGTTAGCTGACGGCAGAGTAATAACGTTAGCGCGTCGTGCTGGACCAGACGCGCCGTTTCTGCCAATTCGACTTTGACTAGCTAGCCAGGTGTGAATGTGGTGCCTGTAGCGTGCAGCGTTTACTGTTTCTctagtttttactttttttgcttCTCACTTTGTGGCTTTACAGCAGCATGCCATATGGTTTCTTTCTGTAGGTGGAATCTACGCCAGTTTATGTAGGTGGAATGCGTCCAGTTTTGTCTTGATCTTGTTTTTTTTAGTGGAAAACACCTCAGTGCAGTCGACCAGTGTGTAGCAGGGGAGCTTCTCAGCACGTTGAAAACTGCTAGGGTGGTGGCTTGCCTAAAAAACTGGGGCATCTGCTGAGGCCTCCCGGCGTTCTAAATTTACCAACAGCCCTCCCTCATTTGCATTTCCCTGAACGAAAACAAGCGGCGTTTTGACAACATCACGAGCAGCCTATCTTTGACTCAGTATCCTACCGTATACTTTGCCAAGACTACTCCCAGACTAGGTATATATCTAAAAAAGCAACAACAAATTATTTAAGTCATGTAGCATAGCAGGAATGATGTTCTTTAAATGCTTTAATTTGATTAATTTCACAGCACGCATTCACAAAGCAGTTTGGTTTGATTGACATGCATTACTCTCACAAATCAAGATGGCATGAACTCCTGGTCACAGACTGTTGCGGCTTGGGTGCGGCATGGTGTCATCTACACATGTCAGTGGTAGATGTTTCAGTGAAAGATCTTTCTCTAGTTGAGCACTGCGCCCTCCAGTTCTGCACTTCGTTTATGTGCTTCTTGGCTGCACGGCGCTAAGGTTATATGCATATGATCGGAGACACGTTAAAAGATGTATCCTTGGTAATCGCTGAGCTCATTGTCGCACTTCTTTCATGGTCCGTGGCTACATATGGGCACGGTTTTCTTCAAGCCTTGCCAAACAGAGAGGTTTCCCAACACAAGTTGTCATTGATAGTCTCCATTATGCTCGGTTTTCGTGGTGTTGTAGGGCTGTTTGTTTCATCATGTGGCCTGCTTCTTTGTCTCTCGCAGAGCACGTATGACACAGGCTCCATCTACGAGCCCATTGTCCCACGTCCTCCAAGCCAGATGTCGGGTTACAGCAGCACGGGCTCCTCCCTCTACTCGGCCTACTACCCAGGCCGCATGGGTGCAGGGCACAAAGGTGGTCACCGTGGTGGCCAGGAGGCTGAGGTGGACCACCTCACCGACCTGCTTGTCCAGAGCATGGAGAGCTCCGGTGACCCAGATTTCTTTGGTGAGGACAGGGTTCAGTGCTGGTGCTGTTTTCTTGCTTTCGCTCGTGTACAAGCCTCACCTTGCCAGCTGCATTGCATGCTACAGTGTTTTAACAAATACACGACATAATGTTTGTGCCAAGAAGGCTTGAGACATAAGAGGCCCAGAGGAAGCCAGATTTTCTCACTGTTCTAGTACACATCATAGAAACAAGAGGTGTAATGTGTTCGTCGCAAGAACAGGCTGGACCACTATGAAACAGAATACCTCACTGACACGTAACCGCTGGTTACTTCTGTGGTGTCAGGGAAAACTGTTGATTTGGTGTTTTGAGTGTTCCCTGAGCGGCATTCGCGTATCAGCCTTGTAGTACCCCTCTGAGTTTGGCAAAGTAAAATTGACTTCAGATTCTAAGTGCCATTTGGGTGTTCCCTGTCATATAAAACTGCAGATTGTACTGTTGAATAGGCTGTGCTCCCAGGGTGTGAAGAaaatcagtttctttttttttactgctccaGTGTTAGAGCTGTGAGCTTATCGCACCAATAAGACGTGGAATGTTAAATGCAGCTAGTATTCTGTCATGAaattctttgtttgtttgtttgtttcaacCCTCCCTCCTCCCATTTCAAGGGAAAATAAGTTGTGTCTTgccctgctgcttttgctttgtaTTTGTTTTTCACAAGTTGAACCTTATATTCCCTGTTACTGAGAAAATTTGCTTAGCTGAAATCCTCTTCAGCATATGTTCCTGGCATGTAACTTCTGTACAACAGGATTACGTGAGTCTCTTTGAGTTTACGTTGTCACCATTTATCAAGTTAAGTCAGTAGGTAGCCTTTGAGGTTTCATCGCATTTATTGCTTTTTTTCCACCCCCTCAGTGCAGCCCTGCTACTTTGTTACGTCCTTCAAAAAACTACTCATTAGAATTGTGCTGCTGATTCAAATCAAATTCACAGATGTATTTCCAGACACTGACCTCTGttcaaaagaacaaaaatttacTGAATTTGTTTCTAAGAAGATGCAAATGTGGAGCAGCCAAGCACGGCCAAAAGCAGCTTTCAGATCCAATTTACCTGCGGTTAGATGTGTGTCGTGGGCTCAGCTGCAGCGTTCTAGATGTATTCAGAAACATACTGACACAAGCACTTCTTTTTACATGCGGGGCTTGCAGCTGCTGTTTTAGTTTGCATGCTATCTACTAGTGGAAATGGTGGAGGCTTTCCAAGTTCATCACTTTATAAAAAGACTTTACTTGAATGCATTTACTAACTGAGCATCTTACGTTAAGGTCCTTACTCCGTGCAGAGAGCAATGAATGTGCCCCCTAACACTTGGCTCTTTGTATGTTCTAACCATGCTTGCTCAGACGATGACGACGAGCCACCAATCATCGGTAAGGGATGTGAACCTTGTTGTCATGATTGCATGCAAAATGCCTCTAACAGTGCTGCTTATTTGTCCTTTCTGTGTGCATGCACTGTTATTGTGGAACAGGTCTGTAGCTCACATCCTAGAGCCAGTAATAGTAGCTTCATATTGcgtggtagctgagtggttaaACAGGCTCACAGTTTCAGCTGCATGACATGGTGAAAAGCTGTCTTCCGTGTAAATATGATGAAGTGCGTTTTACTTTGTGTGCTGTGTTTCTTTCTGAGAGATCATCATGTCTTGATTAGTGCGGAAACTCTATATTGGCATGGCTGAAAATTTTTGCTCTTAATTGGCGTCTTTATGCAGCTGATAGCTCATGTCTGGAAATCTGCTTTGGCTGTAGGGAACACGCATTTCTGCTTGGTTTTGAATCGCCACTTTTTTATTAGGTCTTGCAGTAATGTATAGTGCATGCAGAGTGTCTTTAATTGAAAGAATTAGACAGCTAACGTCCTTTATTTTGTTACAGGCATGTGTTACAAATGCGGCGAAAAAGTTCTGGGGGAAGGAAGTGGGTGCACTGCCATGGACCAGGTTTACCACATCAAGTGCTTCACCTGCCACGTGTGTAGTGAGTGTCCACGCACGCACGTGCAAATGCACCTCTTCGGGGCATTGTTCTCAGTCACGAGTACTGATCTCTCTTTTTCTCCTTGTTACAGTGAAAGAGCTGAGAGGAAAGCCCTTTTTTGCCATGGATGGGAAGCCGTACTGCGAAGATGACTACCTGGTATGATCAGATCATTTATGTGCTACGTGTTCACTCTGAGGCAGCTTTGAGGCTTTCAACTACAGTGAAAGCTTGTTGTTTTGTACCTCACAAGGACTGGTTATTACCACATGGTTTCACAACTTCTCCCGCTGCAAGTTTAGCTGCACAGTCGAGCGATAGAAGCAGAATTTTTCACAATTCGCCATTGCATTCATTGCTTACTCGGTAGCAGTTTTGCGTTAACTGTCTGCACAGTACAAAACTTCATTATTGGAAGTGAGCAACAAAATCTTTTCATTCTattctcttttattttctttttgcagaaCACATTGGAGAAATGCTGTGTGTGTGAAAAGCCCATCTTGGACAGGGTGAGTGCATTTATTCCCTTCTTTCTTGAAGGAGCGCAAGAAAGTGCTCACCGGAGAGAGGCATAGGCATGCCCAAGGGCACCAACACCACCAATTCGTTTGTATTTTCATTGCAGTTCAGTGCAGCTGCTTAATGCTCATAAAACATCTGTAACCTGTGCTCCAAAATTTTGGTAATGCACATCCCTGTCAGATAGGAACTCCATCTAATGAATTTTTTGTTTCAGCTCTTGTCGGATTTCTGTGTTTTGTTGGTACCATGTACTTGTGTCAGTTTCTAATGAAATCAAACACAGTTGTCCGTATTATTGTCCAGAAGTGTATGTGTCTCCTGCTAATGCTTGTTTGCTTGCTCTGTGTGATAAGGCGCATCGTGACCAACTCTCTCCATTTTGTGAACTTCACTCCATTCCCTTAATTTGTCCGTGCAAAACCACGTTGACGAGTGCCACTTCAGAGTGTCCCTTGCAATGTGCAGATCCTGCGTGCCACAGGCAAACCCTACCACCCAGCCTGCTTCCGGTGCGTCGTCTGTGGTCAGTGCCTCGACGGCATTCCCTTCACTGTGGACGCCACGAGTCGGGTTCACTGCATCGACGACTTCCACAAGTACGTCCCACTTTGATCCACTGGTTTCAGAGAAGTCTTAGTGGCCCTTCCTTCTGTTTCTCTCAGTCTGTGGCCATCCGTTATGATGACATCTTTCGTGCCAGTTTGttatttcacaatactgcaggccTTATTTAGGTCCAGGTTTTGTTGTGGTTGTGACTTTTGTGAAGTCATTGAAGACAGCATGTCACCATTGACCTAATTGGCTGAAAAAGCAGGTAGAAGAAAGGCTCAACATGAGAGCTTGTGGTTAGTTGAGCACTTTTGGCACTGCACGTGCCACACAGGAACTTGCACTTTCATGTGCACAGTGGTGATGCTGAAAGGGAAATGTTTGGACAGAAACAACTGTTTTATGAGCATGCATTGGGGCATGTCGCATTATATACTGTCTCAATCTTGTGTGCACGCTGAAGGAGAAAGGTTGTACCAGGCAGCCCAAATGGGCACCATTGAGGAGTTATCCACGAGAGATGCATCATGACAAAGGCTGAACTCGTGTACTTTGATGACATTTTCTTTTCTCACATGCCTACAATACAGCTTTAGGTTATGTCTTGGTCTTCAAGGCGTAACCTAAAGCGAGTTACAGTTAGCAAATTGGCTTGCCGGGCGCAGTTggcaaatttttttgtttttcgttccaGGAAATTTGCCCCTCGCTGCTGCGTCTGCTCTCAGCCCATTATGCCAGAGCCAGGGAAAGAAGAGACAGTGAGAGTTGTTGCCCTGGACCGGAGCTTCCACATCAACTGTTACAGATGCGAGGTAGGCCCCCTggttcacacattttttttttctccgttcaTTCTTTGTACTATTACAACCTGATCGGGGTAATACAAGAATGGCAAGGAACCTTGTCTTCCATTTCCTTATTTAGAAAAGCAAGGAGTTCTTTGCAGCACTTTTGTTCAATAGCTTTCAGAGTTTAGTTGTGTTTTAGGGATTTACGCTTGGCTGGGTGCAGAGCCGGATCCACTGACAATCATATTGTTCCAGTGCAATGAAGATAAGGGACAGAAAGAAAGATGACAAAGGCGCTGCTAGAAATATACTTGAGCAGCATGCAGTATTGAGCAAGTTGGTTTTCATCCATCATATTGTTCCAGCACGACAAAGACATGGCACAGCGCCTGTGTCGTCTTTCCTTCTGACCCTTGTCATTGTCGTGCTGGAACATAATGAAtgaaaaccaacttgcccaactgcGTACCACTGGCAATGACTTGACATGATCTTCGTGTTGCCTCTTTTCTCGGTCGCTTCGTGGCACTTCTAACCTTCGTGGCAGCtaagccacggtggctcagtggttatggcgctcggctgctgacccgaaagacgcgggtttgatcctggccgcggcggtcgaatttcgatggaggcaaaattctagaggcccgggcactgtgcgatgtcagtgcacattagagaacGCCAGGTActagtcgaaatttccagagcccttcactgtggcgtccctcatagcccgagtcgctttgggacattaaatccgcATAACCCATAACCCAGCAGCATCAGCTAAGTAATGCATCAGTGCTGTTCATGTTTCCTCCTCGCACTATCATCTGGCGTCCCATATTACAGCAGTAGCTATATGAGATAGCTTTTCCCATGTAAATATAAGTGTTGTCATCTCCATACT
Protein-coding sequences here:
- the Zyx gene encoding lipoma-preferred partner zyxin isoform X2, with the protein product MAAHPDSVIQELSRLHINHMTPQQYSPLRGKKVGPVVPPKPKKVTATPGLHGNSHVPDATYANLSAPPPVMPCKAEPQASPASAFERHAVVPAAALDSTDPLPPPPPPPTLGRVPSYSASQQQQTCRSASYSEDLPPPSPPRSPDSLAYGTAQSSSASFHHFRPQSSASTYDTGSIYEPIVPRPPSQMSGYSSTGSSLYSAYYPGRMGAGHKGGHRGGQEAEVDHLTDLLVQSMESSGDPDFFGMCYKCGEKVLGEGSGCTAMDQVYHIKCFTCHVCMKELRGKPFFAMDGKPYCEDDYLNTLEKCCVCEKPILDRILRATGKPYHPACFRCVVCGQCLDGIPFTVDATSRVHCIDDFHKKFAPRCCVCSQPIMPEPGKEETVRVVALDRSFHINCYRCEDCGLLLSSEAEGRGCYPLDDHILCRSCNARRVQTLTSRMVSEL
- the Zyx gene encoding lipoma-preferred partner zyxin isoform X1, translated to MAAHPDSVIQELSRLHINHMTPQQYSPLRGKKVGPVVPPKPKKVTATPGLHGNSHVPDATYANLSAPPPVMPCKAEPQASPASAFERHAVVPAAALDSTDPLPPPPPPPTLGRVPSYSASQQQQTCRSASYSEDLPPPSPPRSPDSLAYGTAQSSSASFHHFRPQSSASTYDTGSIYEPIVPRPPSQMSGYSSTGSSLYSAYYPGRMGAGHKGGHRGGQEAEVDHLTDLLVQSMESSGDPDFFDDDDEPPIIGMCYKCGEKVLGEGSGCTAMDQVYHIKCFTCHVCMKELRGKPFFAMDGKPYCEDDYLNTLEKCCVCEKPILDRILRATGKPYHPACFRCVVCGQCLDGIPFTVDATSRVHCIDDFHKKFAPRCCVCSQPIMPEPGKEETVRVVALDRSFHINCYRCEDCGLLLSSEAEGRGCYPLDDHILCRSCNARRVQTLTSRMVSEL